The genomic DNA GGTAAACGCGGAAAGAGGCGGCGGCAGCCGCTGCAGACGGCGGCTGGCGCTGGAAGAGGCGACTGCTGGCCACTGTGGTGGTCGCAGGCGGCGGCTCCGGCCACTAAAGGCAGCAACGATGGCTACATGAGGCGACAGCTGTGCTCCGATGCGCTGCCGGTGTGGAAAAGAGAGACGAGGACGAAGAGAGCACGAGGTTCGGCTACTGGCCGTCGCGAGGAGGAGGTGAGAGGCGACGATAGTCGGTGCCGGCGTCAGTGAGTAGCATCAGATGGAGAGGAAGAAAAGCCCCCCCCACTTTCCTTTGTGTTGGCGGCCGCCCCTCCCAAAACCCGAAAACCCCCCCTCTTTTTATCTGTGAACAGTGCTGCCTTTATCTCAAAAACCTACCACTGCAAAATGTCCATACTGCCCTCCTCCCTAATCTCTTCACCGGATCATATTAGATTTAGTAAGCGCCCCCATCTTCGATTCCATGATGAGATGATGGAAGTTAAATCATGTATGGAGCTCCTTTAGGtgggaagatttttttttttttttttacagtcaCGATTCCAACCTTTATCCATTCATACGAGTCTATCACTTGAATACCAGCTCAGCTATGAAATACCTTGGTAATATtgagaaaaaaatgataatattAGTTAGTCTCATTGATTATCCCTGGGTGACCGGTCCGGTCTCATAAAATTTTTTCACCGACCACTAGAGTAAATTAGGAAGTACGTACTATAGACAGTCCAAAAACCtaacatcctttagttgcgtgtcaaatttagaattttttttttataaatatattataccTGAAAATTGAATCATGAATACTTGCAAGACGACCAAAATATCTAATCATCATGGCACCATAgagaaagaaatatatatatggGAAGAGAGAGAGCAGAAAGCCTCTCCCATTATCAATCAAAGCTACATGACGTCCATGGTTTCTCGCCCTCTCTTCTATACCTTCTCCTTCCTCTCCTTTTCCTGTCTCTGCAGCTGCAAACAACTCCAGGAAATGGCCAGCCAGTTCAATCTCGAATCAGTGAGAGAGTTCTTGACTAGGGAGGAAGACAGCATCGTGTTCAGCCTCATCGAGAGGGCCAAATACCCCTCAAACCTTCCTGCTTATGATCCTTCTTACTCGACCGGAGGAGCCTTCCGTAACTATTCCCTGCTCGACCTCTTCGCCAGGGAAACAGAGGCAGTGCAGGCCAGGGTAAGGCGTTGACTTCCACTGCAATTGAATTTGTTCATAAATTGTGTACGCAATTTGTCTCTATATATTTTCCTTCAACGTACTGTAGGCTGGAAGATATCGAAACCCAGAGGAGATTCCCTTCTTCCCAAAGGTTCTGGTCCTGCCATTAGTCCCTGCAGTGCACTCACAGGTGTTGCACCCTGCTTCTGCATCTGTGAATGCTAGCAACGCCATCTGGAAGATGTATTTTAATCGACTTCTTCCACAATTCACTGCAAAAGGAGATGATGGCAGATACGCACTCGCAGCAGCTGCAGATCTCGTGTGCCTGCAGGTAAACACAATCTCTAATGAATACtttgtttgatttaatttaacGTATGTGTGTTCTAAATTAAATGAAGGCACTTTCAAGAAGGATCAACTATGGACGATTTGTGGCAGAAGCCAAGTTCAGAGATGCCCCTAAAGACTACACTAGCGCTATCAGAGCTGAAGTAGCATCTCAACGACTCTCCAGTTTTCTCCTTTCCCTCTTACTTTTTGATGTTTTTGCAGGATAGGGATGCTTTGATGAGATTGCTTACATCCGCGGCTCAAGAAGAAACAGTGAAGAGCAGAGTGGAGAAGAAGGCCAAAGTGTTTGGGCAAGATGTGATTGTAAATAACATTAGCAAAAACGAGAGCAGTCGTCCCAAATACAAAGTTGACCCTGATGTAGTTGTTCATCTTTATGGGGATTGGGTCATCCCTTTGACCAAGCTTGTGGAAGTGGAGTACCTTCTCCATCGCCTTGATTGATGATGATTTGGTGATGCAATGGTGCAATAAGTCTGATCTCATTCTTTGGGCTATTGATTGATGGAGGAGGAAAACAAATTACAATTCTAATGGTTAACAGCTTATTTCCATATAACAGTTCCTTTAATAAATAATAACCGAGATGAAACATTTAGCTGCTCTTGTATGTTAAGTATCTTactgaggaaaaaaaaaaaggcaatgtATTGATTCTGATAGAGCTAAAACTATCTGTTTCCTGATTAAATAGTAAAAAGACATGACATTGAAACTCGTCTCCAAGTGGTCATCGACCATTTCCAAACATAACTGAACGGAAACAAAACCAACCTAAAGTAATCGTCTCAAAACTATGAAACAGGAGCTCAAAAGAATGTGGATCATGAGTATAGAAATGCAAAGTGTAGCGCAAAAATGTGGATGATATAACGAGAAGAGgggggaaaaaaattaaaattccattTAGTTCATATAATCTttagattttattttatcaagtatcacAAAGTAATTCATCGTATTTACTCTTGTCTTTGAAGTGTAACTTAAAATCTCAAACAATCTCTTATAATACTCTTTTAAAGAtctttaatgtttttttaaattaattattttattttgtttgaaaaataacaCCACGAAAGAACACCAAATAGCGACGGCATATTTTGGTCTCACCAATTTTGATCACCGATGTACGGTGTATACTTCTTGTCGCTATATTAGTGATAACATTAAAATTCGGTCGTTAAATTTAGCGATGAAAGTTAATCTCTATAACTAACATTAGCGACGGAAATAATTTTTTTGTCACTATTTTGACGACTGGAATATGTTTCCATCGTATATTAGCGACGGAAATATAATTTTTGTCactaattttttgaaaatttttggcaGCTTCTTCCTTTTTTTTGAGAGATTTCATCCTATTTATAAGATACATCATAAACAAATTAAACTAATACATATTCACATCCACAACATTAACATTCAAATTCAAATACATTCACATTCATGATACATTCAAATGTATCGTGTAAACAAACTCAAATCCAAATACATTGACATTATCAAATCACAAACCACAAATTCAAACCACACAGTCATAATATATTTTTGTACACACGATACATGCTACATCAAATCACAAACCACACTTCAAACCAACTACCAAATTCATGATACATTAACATTCATGATATATAAAATCTAAAGTGATACATAGTTCAAAAACAATATACTTCAAATTCATTACATCCTAACTCAAATCTAAAAAACTAATACATCACATCTCATCACCACAACTTATAGTAAATATAATATGATAggctattaaaaaaaataaagacatgATTTAGACTACACTACATTTGATATTTTGAAACAATCCTTCTTGTATATGAATCTAAAGTTAAACtacttaaaaaaatgtaaaaattgaTCAACACAAGTTTAACATGCTTTAAAAGAATACATACCACAATGATAGAAGATAGACTCAAATCCAGTTCTTTAAATATTGACCTTTTATCTACATTGTTTCTGAAATGATATAATACAATTAAAACTACAAAGAtgtaatacaattataattgcaAAGATGTAATACAATTAGAGTTACatatatataatatcaaaattaacataccatttttcatgttttatgagtgataaattaaaaaaagttgAAGGTAAACACACCTCAGAAGAACTACTCCTTAGGAGTGTTCGAGTCTTGAGTCTCACATtagtttttttacattttttaaaataataaataaaagattagatAAAATGAAATTACTAATAATATCAATAGTTACTAATCCTCCACAATCCTTAAAATAATCTAGCCATCATGTGCAGGAATATCAAACATgatgatatatgtaaaattatgtTATAACACATACACATGccaaataataatcaaattagAACAATAATATCTAACACGGTAGAACTAGTGAGATTTACATATAAAAAGTAATATCATACCTAAAATTTAATCATCATTACAATTTGCATCATTAACATTAATAGTCTATAAGTCTTCATCGCCAGATTCAAGTACATCAAGCTCCTCATTGCTAGACATCTCTCCATATTCTATTTTTTGGTAAGTGACATTCACATCTACAAGTAAGTGGGATGTGGATTGAATTTGTGAATCAACTAAATGCATCTCCACTTCCTAATTttaaaatgcatcatggttttggacTCTGAGGGAGTTCGATATTTCTATGGCTGAGCGAGTCttcattcaacaaactactaaccattcactagattttcttctcttcattagttattcaagatagaaaacttgaaGAGCTTGTACCGTGAAAATGAAGAGTTCAAACTTATTAATTTTTTGTTTGCATGAACttcaactaaattatagtttAAATGTATTTGGTACTTGTTCTTAGAGTtgaatcataccatgaacatttgaataacacacacctttttatgGGTAAAGCAAATATTCAACCTCAATAATTtcatcaagtctaccatagtaatcaaatttAGTATAGTGTTATTAATATATCCTTTTATGCAAACATCAAAATTATAGGTAAGTGTGTGTGAATTGCATTGTGCCATGAAAAATTTGAAGTCATTGACATAGAAACTAGAGTAGACTCGTGTGTTACGAAGAGGTCCTAATGCAAGATCCATTATCCTTTGATCTTGCACATTTGAGAGTTTGCGGTCCTTTATCTAAAaagtagttatgatataaattatcgATTATATAATACACTTGATTAGTCTCTAACTTACATAGATTTTAATTTGAATACAAATTTGTTTCTAACTTTTTCTCAACTTGACTTGCACTTATTGATAAATTTTCTATGTCAAGGAAGACAATTTTAAGAAATATGGTTTAATAATCAAACATAAGGGGATAAATGTTTGAATATAAAACTTAACTCACtttatgtagggtttaacttggttacaattcAGGAGTGTATATGTTTTTGCTGCATGGTATTCCTTTGGATTTAACCATCTACCAATAAATGCACCCATTGTCTTATTaagaaacttaaaaatagaaaacatCTCTGCATCTATTGGTTGATTATTATTAGAATTTTGAGGGCACTTGCGATGTCTGATTTTTACATTATTAGCAAAATAATATAAACATAAATAAGATATTTCTTTAACCATATAAACATTACATATTAACCCTTCAACTCTTACTTTGTTACAAATATTATTCTTTAATCTcctgaaaaattattcaaatagatacatccatctgtattgTACAGGAATAGCTAGTTATGCCTCATAAGATAAACGAACTTGTAGATGTTTTATTGAATAAGAAAAATTACGTGGGAATATACGGTCAAGTTTACATAATATCAGaggtatttttatttctagacgAAGCATTTCCGCTGTCATAATAACTCTTGATATCAAATCTTTAAAATATATACTCAATTCTGTAAGTGTTTGTCAAACATTATTATGAAGTAGGTCATGAAAAGCTAttagaataagtctttgcatgaacacatgatagtcatgactcttcactccaaatttttttaatttggtcATATCCACACATCGAGTCATATTCAAGGCATATCTATaaggaaatttgattttttttcaaccaactacataaaACCTACTTACCTTCTTTGTGTTGatgcaaggtgcaccagaatcgaACTTGGgttttgtccaatgtataacaagacTTCAAAAATTTATTGGTTGTTTATGTTGATGCAACTCAAGTATGCTAACTAATTCTTTCAATTTATCATGTGATTTTACTGTGTCTTTAGTTTTTCTAGGAATATTTATCATAGTATTGAAgatattatgaaaaaaatttctCAACTTCTAAATTTTTGTTGAATGAGTAGATATTTTTAATATGGAAGCTCCCAcaatatgattttatttttctttcaaccATACTTGCACACCTTcacaatgtatttatttaaatCATCAGAACCTGTCTGAGTTATTGGCACAAATTTATAGTTGTCTATTTCCTCTAGTATTTTCTCTTCCTTCTTGATTATGGGTGGAAGTTTTTTGACCATGATCTTGTCTGAAGGATGAGGAGATGGCGCGCTGGCTCAAGTGGATTGCTTGTTGACGAATAGTTGACTCTTTGATCTGTGATGAAGCTCCTCAACGATCCTGCGCGTAACCAGACAATCCCACGAAGCGTTGGTGACCCAAGACCAGGGAAGGAGTCCCTGGCAAGGTCCTCCAACGCTCAACAGTACCAAGGAAGAAAAGCAGTGGATGCGCGAATGAATGTCTCAGATGCCAAAATTGTGTACCTTGCCAACAGAGAGaactcccctttttataccacctctcacAATCTCCATGATCATGAGGTGGCTTCATGAGTTTGAGTTTGTTAGGTTGTTTCTCAAAGAACTtccgaggaatcttttttctacacacagatgtacctcttttatcgTTTATAACTTAAACCTTCTCTGAAGTCGTTGTAGGAGGATGTCGTTATGGATGAATCACCCATGGAAAACAATATAGCCTCCGAAGGAGGTTCCGAAGGAATATTTCCGGACAATTATGATAAGctgttaaaatattatttgttgCTTGTTTACTAAATACATCTCGGTCGATCCATAAGGCCAGTCGTATTGCTTGCCATTGATCAATCTTCTCTGTCATATGTTAAATACTGCAGAGATTTGTTCAGAGACTAATATAGTACCCATAGTAGGCCAAAGCTTCACTCAAGAAGTCATATGATAGATTATGTATGTTAGAACTTTATTTTAGGTAACTTAAACTCGGTCGACCTGTGCTCGACTGAACGGATATGTAGAGTTTTCTAAGGATAAGTGTTTTAAGCCCGTCCGATCTTTGCCCGGTAGGGCGTACACAAAGATCCTTATGCTCGATAGGCCCTTATCCGGTCGACCTTATACTAAGAACTTTATAAGGCCTAGTGTTCTTAAGCCCACCCGATCTTTACCCTGTCGA from Zingiber officinale cultivar Zhangliang chromosome 4A, Zo_v1.1, whole genome shotgun sequence includes the following:
- the LOC121973763 gene encoding chorismate mutase 2, cytosolic-like encodes the protein MTSMVSRPLFYTFSFLSFSCLCSCKQLQEMASQFNLESVREFLTREEDSIVFSLIERAKYPSNLPAYDPSYSTGGAFRNYSLLDLFARETEAVQARAGRYRNPEEIPFFPKVLVLPLVPAVHSQVLHPASASVNASNAIWKMYFNRLLPQFTAKGDDGRYALAAAADLVCLQALSRRINYGRFVAEAKFRDAPKDYTSAIRAEDRDALMRLLTSAAQEETVKSRVEKKAKVFGQDVIVNNISKNESSRPKYKVDPDVVVHLYGDWVIPLTKLVEVEYLLHRLD